A window of the Polaribacter batillariae genome harbors these coding sequences:
- a CDS encoding ABC-F family ATP-binding cassette domain-containing protein, which translates to MLNVHNLTVSFMGTDLFSGITFKLNKGDRVGLIGKNGAGKSTLLKVLSKDIETSGGTMAFDKDIRIGFLRQDIDFVEGRTILEEAYQAFEEIKAIELELEEINEQLATRIDYESEGYTQLIHDLTDKTERYELLGGYNYQGDTEKILQGLGFQREDFDKLTDTFSGGWRMRIELAKLLLQNNDILLLDEPTNHLDIESIIWLENFLKSYTGAIVLVSHDKMFLDNVTNRTIEISLGQIYDYKKPYSEFLLLRGEIKEKQLQAQKNQEKEIKQKQHLINKFKAKASKASMAQSLMKQLDKVELIEVDQDDNQAMNVRFAVSKEPGKIIVEAENLSKSYGDKKVLEGVNLLIERNSKIAFVGQNGQGKSTLAKMLVGEIPFEGRLKLGHNVEVGYFAQNQSEHLPPEKTVLEIMEDAATDTNRMRVRDMLGAFLFGGDAVDKKAKVLSGGERNRLALCKLLLLPFNVLIMDEPTNHLDIASKTVLKEALNNFDGTLIVVSHDREFLQGLTTTVYGFKDKEIKEYLGDIDYFLEQHKMESLREAEKKTVVKVAKDTSKKEAQQFSREQEKELKKLNNKLSNIETEIADLEKEIEKIDLELANNYDEVAARPNFFETYKAKKAKVDALMEEWEKVEDQVSNFS; encoded by the coding sequence ATGCTAAACGTTCATAATTTAACAGTTTCTTTTATGGGAACTGATTTGTTTTCAGGAATTACATTTAAACTCAACAAAGGCGATAGGGTGGGTTTAATTGGTAAGAATGGAGCTGGAAAATCTACGCTTTTAAAAGTACTTTCTAAAGATATAGAAACAAGTGGGGGCACCATGGCTTTCGACAAAGACATTCGTATTGGTTTTTTACGCCAAGATATCGATTTTGTAGAAGGAAGAACCATTTTAGAAGAAGCATACCAAGCTTTTGAAGAAATAAAAGCCATAGAATTAGAACTTGAAGAAATTAACGAGCAACTAGCCACAAGAATAGATTACGAAAGCGAAGGTTACACACAGTTAATACACGATTTAACCGATAAAACAGAACGTTACGAGTTGTTAGGAGGTTATAATTACCAAGGAGATACAGAGAAAATTTTGCAAGGTCTAGGTTTTCAAAGAGAAGATTTCGATAAATTAACAGACACTTTTTCTGGAGGCTGGAGAATGCGAATCGAGTTGGCAAAATTGTTGCTCCAGAACAACGATATTTTATTATTAGATGAGCCAACAAACCATTTAGATATCGAATCTATTATTTGGTTAGAAAACTTTTTAAAATCTTACACAGGCGCCATTGTATTGGTTTCTCACGATAAAATGTTTTTAGACAATGTAACCAATAGAACTATTGAAATTTCTTTAGGGCAAATTTACGATTATAAAAAACCATATTCCGAATTTTTACTATTAAGAGGCGAAATTAAAGAAAAACAGTTGCAAGCCCAAAAGAACCAAGAGAAAGAAATCAAACAAAAACAACACTTAATAAACAAATTTAAAGCAAAAGCGAGCAAAGCTTCTATGGCACAATCTTTAATGAAGCAATTAGATAAAGTCGAATTAATTGAGGTAGATCAAGATGATAACCAAGCCATGAATGTTCGTTTTGCAGTTTCAAAAGAACCAGGAAAAATTATTGTAGAAGCAGAAAATTTGTCGAAAAGTTATGGAGATAAAAAAGTTTTAGAAGGTGTAAATTTATTAATTGAAAGAAATAGTAAAATCGCATTTGTGGGGCAAAACGGACAAGGAAAATCTACTTTGGCAAAAATGCTGGTAGGAGAAATTCCTTTCGAAGGACGTTTAAAACTTGGGCATAATGTAGAGGTAGGATATTTTGCCCAAAATCAATCTGAACATTTGCCACCAGAAAAAACCGTCTTAGAAATTATGGAAGACGCTGCAACAGATACCAATAGAATGCGAGTTAGAGACATGCTAGGTGCTTTCTTATTTGGTGGAGATGCTGTCGATAAAAAAGCAAAAGTACTTTCTGGAGGAGAAAGAAATCGTTTGGCATTGTGCAAATTATTACTCTTACCATTTAATGTGTTAATAATGGACGAGCCCACAAACCACTTAGACATTGCTTCGAAAACCGTTTTAAAAGAGGCCTTAAATAATTTCGACGGAACTTTAATAGTAGTTTCTCATGATAGAGAGTTTTTACAAGGGTTAACCACAACAGTTTATGGTTTTAAAGACAAAGAAATTAAAGAATATTTAGGCGATATCGATTATTTCTTAGAGCAACACAAAATGGAAAGTTTGCGAGAAGCAGAAAAGAAAACCGTTGTAAAAGTGGCTAAAGATACTTCTAAGAAAGAAGCACAGCAATTTTCTAGAGAACAAGAAAAAGAATTAAAAAAACTAAACAATAAGCTTTCTAATATAGAAACAGAAATTGCAGACTTAGAAAAAGAAATCGAAAAAATAGATTTAGAATTGGCTAATAATTACGACGAAGTTGCTGCAAGACCCAATTTTTTCGAAACATACAAAGCTAAAAAAGCAAAAGTAGATGCCTTAATGGAAGAATGGGAAAAAGTAGAAGATCAGGTTTCTAATTTTTCTTAA
- a CDS encoding glucosaminidase domain-containing protein yields MKLKILLGCVFLLLLASCGSKKKVINKKNPGVVIIEPEPVELPSVNEVKLTKKIAKKNPKLNKHTLAYIRKYARIAVKEMHEYKIPASITLAQGILESGKGRSELALKSNNHFGIKCHTQWKGERVYHDDDEKGECFRKYVYPETSYNDHSLFLTQRKRYAFLFNYKITDYKKWAYGLRKAGYATDRKYPAKLLKIIKDYKLYEFDKVKKEEFSEEIKELNDGEAFEKPIVIEKAAGKYYTVKKGDTLYSISRKFNISVADLKEINNLADNVISINQKLLIEK; encoded by the coding sequence ATGAAGTTAAAAATTTTACTTGGGTGTGTATTTTTATTGTTACTTGCTAGCTGTGGTTCTAAGAAAAAGGTAATTAACAAGAAAAATCCTGGAGTTGTAATTATCGAACCAGAACCTGTAGAATTACCTTCTGTAAACGAAGTAAAGCTTACCAAAAAAATAGCCAAGAAAAACCCGAAATTAAATAAACATACGTTAGCTTACATTCGAAAATATGCTCGAATTGCCGTAAAAGAAATGCACGAATATAAAATTCCTGCAAGTATTACTTTGGCCCAGGGAATTTTAGAATCCGGAAAAGGAAGAAGCGAATTAGCGCTAAAATCTAACAATCATTTTGGCATAAAATGCCATACACAATGGAAAGGCGAACGCGTTTATCACGATGATGATGAAAAAGGAGAATGCTTTCGAAAATACGTATATCCAGAGACTTCTTACAACGACCATTCTTTATTTTTAACCCAAAGAAAACGCTATGCATTTCTATTTAATTATAAAATAACAGACTATAAAAAATGGGCTTATGGTTTGCGGAAAGCAGGGTATGCAACAGACAGAAAATATCCTGCAAAATTGCTAAAAATTATAAAAGACTATAAATTATATGAGTTCGATAAGGTTAAAAAAGAAGAATTTTCCGAAGAAATTAAAGAATTAAATGATGGAGAAGCTTTCGAGAAACCAATTGTAATTGAAAAAGCAGCAGGAAAATATTACACCGTAAAAAAAGGAGACACTTTATATTCTATTTCAAGAAAATTTAATATTTCGGTAGCAGATTTAAAAGAAATTAATAACCTGGCAGACAATGTTATTTCTATAAATCAAAAATTATTGATTGAGAAATAA
- a CDS encoding tetratricopeptide repeat-containing sensor histidine kinase, whose amino-acid sequence MNFKKHIILLLLFLNAMFFAQEKKGLIKAKDFFVKVVVESEKTGNLITNADVSINGKQFLYSDFYRCYRIKAKVNDELIIRHPDFETVYYVIKSNEEIKILVKDFPDENYSISKLRKSKKPTDNFYLQYLDSAKYYTKKDIEKSLTFIEKALQGTNSRERNATTYKTLANIYLYWKQYDLAVYNYKLSNQIYRTIDTRIKLAKAQFLLKDFEGSKNTLKKLETEKLRNFEKILVFESLGDIAFKNKNYTEAKKKYQQAFKVAKNNKVTSKITDLSSKLGTVFSAQGNLKQAKLSFKNSLNFAEKENETRVLEEEEKVADFLNSNKKYDEEIELRKKSLEKTKSKKIPSKSVENVKSDSITSQKINYKIGNAYILKEAYKEAIPFLEKSRIDAKENNDIVVEKDATRKISEVFANLGEYDKALKNYEKYVALVDSLYVRKEQEIQQAKRLSKKIADNQNRIASLEKDKELTQSKISLAYIDQKLSEESNRRQRLIIYSLIGGFLLMCLLAYFMYRTNKQQKLANNLLALKSMRSQMNPHFIFNALNSVNSFIAVNDERNANRYLSEFSVLMRSVLENSDEDFISLTKEVELLELYVKLEHNRFKDKFDYQINIDKNIDLDQFLIPPMLLQPYIENAIWHGLRYKKEKGNLEISINQKDAETISILIIDDGIGRKQSQELKTKNQLKQKSKGMSTIKNRIAILNDMYKDRISVEVSNVLETGEGTKVALLLKKV is encoded by the coding sequence ATGAATTTTAAAAAACACATTATTTTATTACTTCTTTTTTTAAATGCCATGTTTTTTGCACAAGAAAAAAAGGGTCTTATAAAGGCAAAAGATTTTTTTGTAAAGGTAGTAGTAGAATCAGAAAAAACAGGGAATTTAATTACAAATGCAGATGTTTCGATTAACGGAAAACAGTTTCTATATTCAGATTTTTATAGGTGCTACAGAATAAAAGCAAAAGTAAATGACGAGTTGATAATCAGGCATCCCGATTTCGAAACGGTGTATTATGTTATAAAATCGAATGAAGAAATAAAAATTTTAGTCAAAGATTTTCCAGACGAAAATTATTCTATTTCCAAGCTTCGAAAAAGCAAAAAGCCTACAGATAATTTTTATTTGCAGTATTTAGATTCAGCAAAATATTACACAAAAAAAGACATCGAAAAGAGTTTAACTTTTATCGAAAAAGCCCTACAAGGCACTAATAGTAGAGAAAGAAATGCCACCACCTATAAAACGTTAGCCAATATTTATTTGTATTGGAAACAGTACGATTTAGCGGTTTACAATTACAAATTAAGCAATCAAATTTATAGAACAATAGATACCAGAATTAAGTTGGCAAAAGCGCAATTTCTATTGAAAGATTTCGAAGGCAGTAAAAATACACTCAAAAAACTAGAAACAGAAAAATTACGAAATTTCGAGAAAATTTTAGTGTTCGAAAGTTTAGGAGATATTGCTTTTAAAAATAAGAATTATACAGAAGCAAAAAAGAAATATCAACAAGCATTTAAAGTTGCAAAAAACAATAAGGTAACCTCTAAAATTACAGATTTAAGCTCTAAATTAGGCACTGTTTTTTCTGCTCAAGGAAATTTAAAACAAGCGAAATTAAGTTTTAAAAATTCTTTAAATTTTGCTGAAAAAGAAAATGAAACTCGTGTTTTAGAGGAAGAAGAAAAAGTAGCAGATTTTTTAAATTCCAATAAAAAATACGACGAAGAAATAGAACTTAGAAAAAAGAGTTTAGAAAAAACAAAATCTAAAAAAATACCGTCGAAAAGTGTTGAAAATGTAAAGTCAGATTCGATTACTTCACAAAAAATAAACTATAAAATAGGAAATGCCTATATTTTAAAAGAAGCGTATAAAGAAGCCATTCCGTTTTTAGAAAAAAGTAGAATAGATGCCAAAGAAAATAACGATATTGTTGTAGAAAAAGATGCGACTAGAAAAATATCGGAAGTTTTTGCAAATCTTGGAGAATACGACAAAGCTTTAAAAAATTACGAAAAATATGTGGCTTTGGTCGATTCTTTGTATGTTCGAAAAGAACAAGAAATTCAACAAGCAAAACGTTTGTCTAAAAAAATTGCCGACAACCAAAATAGAATTGCAAGTTTAGAAAAAGACAAAGAACTTACACAAAGTAAAATTAGTTTGGCGTACATAGACCAAAAATTATCCGAAGAAAGCAACCGCAGACAGCGACTAATTATTTACTCTTTAATTGGCGGTTTTTTATTGATGTGTTTATTGGCTTATTTTATGTACAGAACAAACAAACAGCAAAAACTGGCAAATAATTTATTGGCTTTAAAATCGATGCGTTCGCAAATGAATCCACATTTTATATTCAACGCTTTAAATTCTGTAAATAGTTTTATTGCTGTAAACGACGAGCGAAATGCAAACAGATATTTGTCGGAATTTTCGGTGTTAATGCGATCTGTTTTAGAAAATTCCGATGAAGATTTTATTTCATTAACAAAAGAAGTAGAATTGTTAGAATTGTACGTAAAACTAGAACACAATAGGTTTAAAGACAAGTTCGATTACCAAATAAATATCGATAAAAATATCGATTTAGACCAGTTTTTAATTCCGCCAATGTTGTTGCAACCTTATATAGAAAATGCAATTTGGCACGGATTAAGGTATAAAAAAGAGAAAGGAAATTTAGAAATATCCATCAATCAAAAAGATGCAGAAACCATTTCTATTTTAATTATAGATGATGGAATTGGAAGAAAACAGTCTCAAGAATTAAAAACGAAGAATCAGTTAAAACAAAAGTCTAAAGGAATGAGTACCATAAAAAACAGAATTGCGATTTTAAACGATATGTACAAAGACCGAATTTCTGTAGAAGTTTCGAACGTTTTAGAAACTGGAGAAGGTACAAAAGTAGCGTTGTTGTTAAAAAAAGTCTAA
- the gldM gene encoding gliding motility protein GldM, whose amino-acid sequence MAGGKMSARQKMINLMYLVFIAMLAMNMSKEVLSAFGFMNEKLVENNISTTEKNALAYANLATKASEQPAKFGPLKAKADKIKDYSSDFYSYLDELKTKMISEIEDKDNYEEMDKTDWLDAYFFKGDGYTAEGQEFLDKMNAYRNNLITVLGKDSKFAPIINERFNTNPVINSKTEQEVPFLKARYEGFPMVASLTNFTQIQADIKNTESDIISDLLGGQLESEVSMSNYNGIVQLDKNAFYPGDKVTGSVVLGRYDPNLKPSRVELNGSKYDNFKDGSVVLDLRAGSVGEKDIKGTIYFMENGEEVPVPFKSTYSVISKPNAPVVSADKMNVVYRGLQNPISISLPGVPDKDIKASAPGLRKTGAGKYMMSPQGGKTVKINVNAKLADGNSINTSSEFRIKDIPAAMGTVRNQFGTVRMPKSGLANTPIGAGLPDFLFDLDLRVTSFKVKVPGQLAIIVNGTVFNAAAKKALAKARRGDMINIFDIKAEIKNNSYKLKKVLPVNIELTN is encoded by the coding sequence ATGGCAGGAGGAAAAATGTCCGCAAGGCAAAAGATGATTAACTTAATGTATCTTGTATTTATTGCAATGTTAGCAATGAATATGAGTAAAGAAGTACTATCGGCTTTTGGTTTTATGAACGAAAAATTAGTAGAAAATAATATTTCTACGACAGAGAAAAATGCTTTAGCATACGCTAATTTAGCAACAAAAGCATCAGAACAACCAGCAAAATTTGGACCTTTAAAAGCGAAAGCAGATAAAATTAAAGATTACTCATCAGATTTTTATTCTTATTTAGACGAATTAAAAACTAAAATGATTTCTGAAATTGAGGATAAAGATAATTATGAAGAAATGGATAAAACAGACTGGCTAGATGCTTATTTCTTTAAAGGAGATGGTTACACAGCGGAAGGACAGGAGTTTTTAGATAAAATGAATGCTTATAGAAATAACCTAATTACCGTTTTAGGAAAAGATAGTAAGTTTGCTCCAATTATTAACGAAAGATTTAATACAAATCCTGTTATAAATAGTAAAACAGAACAAGAAGTACCTTTTTTAAAAGCTCGTTATGAAGGATTTCCTATGGTAGCTTCATTAACTAACTTTACACAAATTCAGGCAGATATTAAAAATACCGAAAGCGATATTATTTCAGATTTATTAGGGGGCCAATTAGAAAGTGAAGTTTCTATGTCTAACTATAATGGAATTGTTCAATTAGATAAAAATGCTTTTTATCCTGGAGATAAAGTTACTGGTTCTGTAGTTTTAGGTAGGTACGATCCTAACCTAAAACCAAGTAGAGTCGAATTAAATGGTAGTAAATACGATAACTTTAAAGATGGTAGCGTAGTTTTAGATTTAAGAGCTGGTAGTGTTGGAGAAAAAGATATTAAAGGGACTATCTATTTTATGGAAAATGGAGAAGAGGTTCCTGTTCCTTTTAAAAGCACATATTCTGTAATATCTAAACCAAATGCTCCTGTAGTTTCTGCAGATAAAATGAATGTAGTCTATAGAGGTTTGCAAAACCCTATTTCTATTTCATTACCTGGAGTTCCAGACAAAGATATCAAAGCAAGTGCACCTGGCTTAAGAAAAACAGGAGCTGGTAAATATATGATGAGCCCACAAGGAGGAAAAACCGTAAAAATAAATGTAAATGCAAAATTAGCAGATGGTAACTCTATTAATACAAGTTCAGAGTTTAGAATAAAAGATATTCCTGCTGCAATGGGTACCGTAAGAAATCAATTCGGAACTGTAAGAATGCCTAAATCTGGTCTAGCAAATACACCAATTGGCGCAGGTTTACCAGACTTCTTATTCGATTTAGATTTAAGGGTAACAAGCTTTAAAGTTAAGGTTCCTGGTCAACTAGCAATAATTGTTAATGGAACTGTATTTAATGCAGCAGCTAAAAAAGCCTTAGCTAAAGCAAGAAGAGGTGATATGATTAATATTTTTGATATTAAAGCAGAAATTAAGAATAACTCTTACAAATTAAAAAAAGTATTACCCGTTAATATCGAGTTAACAAACTAG
- the gldN gene encoding gliding motility protein GldN: MKNFIILFFTLLTTGLVSAQANLLNAKSVDQIGVKSEQQLAADNDGPLPYGYVDDRDVLWSKVVWEFIDLNQKINLPYYFPIDTTNISTDRRSLFDTLIKGIRQGKIKEAYSDSFFTSRMTPEEINSRLVNVREENGYTDTYRIQSQDIGGYMIKGMWYFDKRQGELKYRLLALAPMGKDVQTLGVQEIEDEELYELFWIFFPSARDVLHDAKVFNPQNASHPISFDHLLNARRFSSVIVREENIYGNRSIEDYVRGNSLFQLLEANKIKEDIRNKEMDMWNY, translated from the coding sequence ATGAAAAATTTTATAATACTATTTTTTACCCTTTTAACAACAGGTTTGGTAAGTGCGCAAGCAAACTTATTAAATGCAAAATCTGTAGATCAAATAGGTGTAAAAAGCGAGCAACAATTAGCTGCAGATAACGATGGTCCATTACCTTATGGGTATGTAGATGATAGAGATGTGCTGTGGTCGAAAGTTGTTTGGGAATTTATAGATTTAAATCAAAAAATAAATTTACCATATTATTTTCCAATAGATACAACCAACATTTCTACAGATAGAAGATCTTTGTTTGATACTTTAATTAAAGGAATTCGGCAAGGAAAAATCAAAGAAGCATATTCCGATTCTTTTTTTACTTCTAGAATGACACCAGAAGAAATAAATTCTCGTTTGGTAAACGTTCGTGAAGAAAATGGATATACAGATACCTATAGAATTCAATCACAAGATATTGGAGGCTATATGATAAAAGGCATGTGGTATTTCGACAAACGACAAGGAGAACTAAAATACCGTTTATTAGCACTCGCACCAATGGGTAAAGATGTACAAACTTTAGGCGTTCAAGAAATAGAAGACGAAGAATTGTACGAATTATTCTGGATTTTCTTTCCTTCCGCAAGAGACGTTTTACACGACGCAAAAGTTTTTAATCCACAAAATGCTTCACACCCTATTTCATTCGATCACTTATTAAACGCAAGAAGATTTAGCTCGGTAATTGTGCGTGAAGAGAATATTTATGGAAATAGAAGCATAGAAGACTATGTGCGCGGAAACTCATTATTTCAGCTTTTAGAAGCGAACAAGATTAAAGAAGATATTAGAAACAAAGAAATGGATATGTGGAATTACTAA
- a CDS encoding 1-aminocyclopropane-1-carboxylate deaminase/D-cysteine desulfhydrase — protein MDFNKQIISENQQIHLPILEEKKVALFIKREDVIHPFVSGNKFRKLKYNLAEAKKLKKKALLTFGGAFSNHIVATAVAGKLAGFKTFGIIRGEELGKNLKKTLEENPTLRQAHKNGMKFNFVSREVYRQKDSFGFIEKMKNKWGDFYLVPEGGTNCLAVEGCKEILTEEDANFNYICVAVGTGGTIAGVIKSRKKKQRIIGFSALKGNFLVEEVKKYTIKNDNWSLNNEYHFGGYAKYNEELIDFINNFSKQTHILLDPIYTGKMMFGILNLIEKEYFPENSKILAIHTGGIQGIEGFNQKLKKKNQQIINYL, from the coding sequence ATGGACTTCAACAAACAAATAATTTCCGAAAACCAACAAATTCATCTTCCCATTCTCGAAGAAAAAAAAGTAGCCCTTTTTATCAAAAGAGAAGATGTTATTCATCCTTTTGTTTCTGGAAATAAGTTTCGAAAACTAAAATACAATTTAGCGGAAGCTAAAAAACTAAAGAAAAAAGCACTTTTAACTTTTGGAGGTGCCTTTTCGAATCATATTGTTGCTACTGCAGTTGCCGGTAAATTAGCAGGTTTTAAAACTTTTGGTATAATTCGAGGAGAAGAATTGGGTAAAAACCTCAAAAAAACCTTAGAAGAAAACCCAACTTTAAGACAGGCACACAAAAACGGAATGAAATTTAATTTTGTTTCCAGAGAAGTTTACAGACAAAAAGATTCTTTCGGTTTTATCGAAAAAATGAAAAATAAATGGGGCGATTTTTACTTGGTGCCAGAAGGGGGCACAAATTGTTTGGCAGTAGAAGGTTGTAAAGAAATTTTAACAGAAGAAGATGCTAATTTCAATTATATTTGTGTGGCTGTTGGTACAGGTGGTACCATTGCAGGTGTAATTAAATCTCGAAAAAAGAAACAGAGAATAATTGGTTTTTCTGCATTAAAAGGAAATTTTCTTGTTGAAGAGGTTAAAAAATACACAATTAAAAATGATAATTGGTCGTTAAATAACGAATATCATTTTGGCGGATATGCAAAATACAACGAAGAATTAATCGATTTTATAAATAATTTTTCGAAACAAACCCATATTTTGTTAGACCCTATTTACACAGGTAAAATGATGTTCGGAATTTTAAATTTAATCGAAAAAGAGTATTTTCCGGAAAATAGTAAAATACTAGCAATTCATACAGGAGGAATCCAAGGAATAGAGGGTTTTAATCAGAAATTAAAAAAGAAGAATCAGCAAATTATTAATTATTTATGA
- a CDS encoding SIMPL domain-containing protein (The SIMPL domain is named for its presence in mouse protein SIMPL (signalling molecule that associates with mouse pelle-like kinase). Bacterial member BP26, from Brucella, was shown to assemble into a channel-like structure, while YggE from E. coli has been associated with resistance to oxidative stress.): MKYYQLFVFFLLASVTYSQNFTQEKSFIEVVGTSEKEIIPDEIYLDIFLKERMQKGNKIKLERLENQLKQELKNIGIPENNLFISDINSVLSKTGWFSKEILSTAKYHLKVKNPKKLKQLFECFEALKITNVNITKATHSKIVALKKENRIEAIKAAKAKATYLLSAINEKVGKPIKINEIETHNPNFVAANHINVLGYGAGSGISKFRSNKSIVQFEKMVLKTSVYIKFEIK; this comes from the coding sequence ATGAAATATTACCAACTATTCGTATTTTTTTTATTGGCATCTGTTACTTACAGTCAAAATTTTACACAAGAAAAATCTTTTATAGAAGTTGTTGGCACTTCAGAAAAAGAAATAATACCCGATGAAATTTACTTAGATATTTTTTTGAAGGAAAGAATGCAAAAAGGAAATAAAATAAAGTTAGAACGCCTAGAAAATCAATTAAAACAAGAGTTAAAAAACATTGGCATTCCAGAAAACAATCTATTTATTTCTGATATAAATTCGGTTTTATCGAAAACGGGTTGGTTTTCGAAAGAAATTCTTTCTACTGCAAAGTATCACTTAAAGGTAAAAAATCCCAAGAAATTAAAACAACTTTTCGAGTGTTTTGAAGCGCTTAAAATAACCAATGTAAATATTACAAAAGCGACACATTCTAAAATTGTAGCATTGAAAAAAGAAAATAGAATTGAAGCAATAAAAGCCGCAAAAGCCAAAGCAACATATCTGTTATCTGCTATCAACGAAAAGGTAGGAAAACCGATTAAAATTAACGAAATTGAAACCCATAATCCTAATTTTGTGGCTGCAAATCATATCAATGTTTTGGGCTATGGAGCAGGTTCTGGAATTTCTAAATTTAGAAGTAACAAATCGATTGTTCAGTTTGAGAAAATGGTTTTAAAAACGTCTGTTTATATAAAGTTCGAAATCAAATAA
- a CDS encoding NAD(P)/FAD-dependent oxidoreductase yields the protein MKVDYIIVGLGLAGLAFAEELITAKKTFIVFENASQTSSLVAGGVYNPVILKRFSPVWKAKEQLAVALPFYERLEKKFNTKFDTKLVIKKVFKSIEDQNNWFAALDKPNVAPFLDKKLDKKNYLGVVGEQHFGNVKEGGRIDTLKLVETYRNYLKENHSIRFEKFNYKEIVFDQNLVKYQDLETNTIVFAEGFGIKENPYFKYLPLKEAKGELITIHAPELKIDFLLKSTLFVMPLGDNYYKVGATFNHADKTSKPSKEGKQELVEKLQKVISVPYKIVDHTAGIRPTVKDRRPMVGVHPKFKNLAVLNGLGTRGVMIAPTVAKNLFHHLTNNKKLDNEIDIKRFKKDFLF from the coding sequence ATGAAAGTAGATTACATAATTGTAGGTTTAGGTTTGGCAGGATTGGCTTTTGCAGAGGAGTTAATAACTGCAAAAAAAACTTTTATTGTTTTCGAAAATGCCTCGCAAACATCATCTTTAGTCGCTGGTGGAGTGTACAACCCTGTTATTTTAAAAAGGTTTTCTCCAGTTTGGAAAGCCAAAGAACAATTGGCAGTAGCACTTCCATTTTACGAAAGATTAGAAAAAAAATTTAATACAAAGTTCGATACAAAACTTGTCATTAAAAAAGTATTCAAATCAATAGAAGATCAAAACAACTGGTTTGCAGCTTTAGATAAACCCAATGTGGCTCCATTTTTAGATAAGAAATTAGATAAAAAAAACTATTTAGGAGTTGTTGGAGAACAACACTTTGGAAATGTAAAAGAAGGAGGGAGAATAGACACTCTAAAATTAGTAGAAACTTACAGAAACTATTTAAAAGAAAACCATTCGATTCGTTTCGAAAAATTTAACTACAAAGAAATTGTTTTCGACCAAAATTTGGTAAAATATCAAGATTTAGAAACAAACACCATTGTATTTGCAGAAGGTTTTGGCATTAAAGAAAATCCATATTTTAAATATTTACCATTAAAAGAAGCAAAAGGCGAGTTAATTACCATACATGCACCAGAATTAAAGATCGATTTTTTACTAAAATCAACACTATTTGTAATGCCTTTAGGAGACAATTATTATAAGGTTGGTGCAACTTTTAACCATGCAGACAAAACGTCTAAACCATCGAAAGAAGGAAAACAAGAATTGGTAGAAAAGTTACAGAAAGTAATTTCTGTTCCCTATAAAATTGTAGATCACACAGCAGGCATTAGACCTACTGTAAAAGATAGAAGACCAATGGTTGGTGTACATCCAAAATTTAAAAACTTAGCAGTTTTAAATGGCTTAGGAACACGTGGAGTTATGATTGCCCCAACAGTGGCAAAGAACTTATTTCATCATTTAACCAATAATAAAAAGTTAGATAATGAAATAGATATTAAAAGATTTAAGAAAGATTTTTTATTCTAA
- a CDS encoding DUF983 domain-containing protein, translated as MQKYIIFKVQMFKKGTKIYSIVKGKCPRCHEGDFFRYKFTFNPSKITQLHSNCPSCNLKYMMEPSFFYGAMYVNYGITVALSIIVFLISKLLFGFTLLQSFIVIIVALVVLAPVNLRLSRILWINMFVGYKKFSQKQKPQE; from the coding sequence TTGCAAAAGTATATAATTTTTAAGGTTCAGATGTTTAAAAAAGGAACAAAAATCTACAGTATTGTAAAAGGGAAATGTCCAAGATGCCATGAAGGAGATTTCTTTAGATATAAATTTACCTTTAACCCTTCTAAAATTACGCAATTGCATAGTAACTGCCCTAGTTGTAATTTAAAATATATGATGGAGCCTTCTTTTTTTTATGGTGCTATGTACGTAAATTATGGCATTACAGTTGCACTTTCTATTATTGTTTTTTTAATTTCGAAATTACTTTTCGGTTTTACTTTATTACAATCTTTTATTGTAATTATTGTGGCGTTAGTTGTTTTGGCTCCTGTAAATTTACGTTTGTCTCGAATTCTTTGGATAAATATGTTTGTGGGTTATAAAAAATTCTCCCAGAAACAAAAACCACAAGAGTAA